The genomic stretch TGATGGCATTGCTGGGTAAGGTAGTTCAGTTGTTTTAAAATGTATTGTGCATAATTGAGCCCGGTAGGAAGGTTTACTTTTCCATCGTGCACAGGCAGTGTGAGAAGATATCGAGAATCTGATTTTCTATCAAAATAGCTAAGCCGGTTTCTTGGGATTTCATTGTTGAGAAGAGCATCCCAGTCCACTTTTCGCATGTATTCCTCAATCTCATCTACGGAATAGCCCAAGGAATAAAGTGCGCCAATTATGGCCCCCATGCTTGTGCCAGCTATGTAGTCGATCTTTACCCCAGCTTCTTCAATTACCCTAAGGGCGCCTATTTGTGCAAGAGATTTTGAACCTCCTCCGCTAAGAACCAATCCAATAGAAATGTCGCAGGTGTCGCTGTTTTGACCTTGGCCCGGGCTGGCCATGATTAGTATTGCAGAAAATGTGAGGAGGAGTTTCCGAAACACTATTTACTGTTTTTGGTCTTTAGCAAAGTAAGCGATAATTCGCGTGGCTCGCGCGTGTCCCACTACTTCTGTTAATTCTTCCTGAGAGGCCTCTTTTACTTTTGTTACGGACTTAAACTTGCTCAACAGGTCTTTTATTGTGGCCGGCCCAATTCCCTCAATTTGGTCAAGTTCTGATTTAAATGTGTTCTTACTTCTTCTATTTCTGTGATGGGTAATTCCAAATCGGTGAGCTTCGTCACGCAGCCTTTGTATTATTTTTAATGTTTCAGATCGTTTGTCTAAGTAGAGCGGATATTTGTCTCCCGGAAAGTAAAGCTCTTCAAGACGTTTGGCAATTCCGAGGATGGCAATTTTCCCGCGAAGTCCAAGGGTTTCCAAAGCTTTTAGGGCAGCGCTTAGCTGACCCTTACCTCCATCAATTACGATGAGTTGTGGTAAAGGTTCTCCTTCATTTTGTAATCTATTGTATCGTCTAAAAACTACTTCCTCCATACTGGCAAAGTCATCCGGGCCCACCACCGTTTTTATATTAAAATGGCGGTAATCTTTTTTGCTGGGCTTTCCATCTTTGAACACGACACAAGCGGCCACAGGGTTGGTTCCTTGTATGTTTGAATTGTCAAAACACTCAATATGACGAGGTTCTTCGCTCATTCGAAGATCCTGTTTCATCTGCTGCATCAGTCGGTTCACATGGCGATCCGGGTCTACAATTTGAATATTTTTCAACTTCTCCATGCGGAAGTAGCGTGCATTTTTTAGGCTCAAATCCACCAAATGCTTTTTGTCGCCACGCTGAGGCACGGTAAGTTTTAGGTTCGGAATTTCTAAGTCAATTTTATGTGAAAGATAGGCCTCTTTGGATGTGCTCTGAAAAAGCTCACGAATTTCAGGGATGGTCATTTCAAGTAGCTCCTCAGCAGTTTCGTCAAGCTTCTTTTTTAGTTCTACAGTGTGCGATTGCAACACGGCACCATCTATAATTTTAAGGTAATTTACATAGCCATACTCGGCATCGGTTGTCACGGAAAAGATGTCAATATCTGTGATGGTGGGGTGAACCACGGTAGATCGCGCCTGGTACTTTTCTACCATGTCAATTTTCTCCTTCACCTTTTGAGCTTCCTCAAACCTGAGTTCCTCGGCCAGAGTATGCATTTGCTTGGTCAGCATCTTTTTTACAGAGTTCAGGTTTCCCTTAATCAGATCGCGAGAAGCTTCAATATCTTTCAAATATTCTTCTTCGCTTTGGCGATCTTCACAAGGGCCTTTACAATTGCCAATGTGATATTCCAGACAAATTCTAAACTTGCCTTCATCTATATTTTCTTCTGACAGAGCTAGTTTGCAAGTGCGAATGTGATAAAGTTGTCTAATGAGATCCAACACAGTGCGCATCACTTTTACTGATGCATACGGGCCATAATATTCAGAGCCATCTTTTACCTGATTACGCGTTGAAAATATTCGCGGAAAGCGCTCCTTTTTGATGCAAATCCAAGGATAAGTTTTATCGTCTTTCAGGTTTACATTGTACTTCGGCTGGTATTCTTTTATCAGATTATTTTCCAGAAGGAGGGCGTCAAATTCCGTTTCGGTAATAATGGTTTTGATGTCTTCAATTTTGCGTACAAGCATGTGCGTGCGCGCATTGTCATGACTTTTGGTAAAGTAAGATGACACGCGCTTACGTAAATCCTTGGCCTTACCTATGTAGAGTATTTTCCCGTTTTTATCCAGATGCTGATACACTCCCGGCTTATTGGGAAGGCTGCGAAGTATGTTGCTGATTTTGTCTGAAGCCATTGCACAAAAATAGGTATCATTGTGAGTAATGATACGAGTAGTTTGTGCGATTATAAAGAATGCTGATGGAAAACTTTTGCTTACCCAACGAAGTGGCAAAATGGACCATTCCTACCATTGGGAATTTCCCGGAGGCAAGGTGGAAAATGACGAGACTGATTACGCTGCAATTACCCGTGAAATATGGGAAGAGCTTCAAATTGAGGTTGAACCATTGAAAAAATTAACACAAGTAGACTGGCAGTATCCCAACAAAAAGATTGCTTTAGTTCCTATTATTTGTGAAATTCGTTCAGGAACTTTGAATCTGAATGAACATTTGGATTTTGTGTGGTTAGCTATTAATGAGCTTACCGAATTAAATGTTCTGGGAGCCGATCGAGAGGTAGTAAATAACCTGAAACGCGTCTATGAAAATTAAACATTTGACTTTAGACTGTGCCAACCTACAAGAGCAGAAATACTTTTATACAAACAAGTTTGCTTTTGATGTGGTGGAAGAAAGTGATGAGTCAATAACCCTGCAAATGGGCGACTCCAAACTTACCTTTTTGGAGAATAGACTCAAAAAATCGTACTACCACTTTGCTGTAAATATTCCTTTTGATTCTATTAATAAGGCTCTTCATTGGTTGGATAAAAAGGTAGACATCATAGAAACCAAGGATGGTAAGATTCAAGACTTTTCTAACTGGAAGGCACTGGCTATTTACTTTCTAGATCCTGCAGGCAATGTGGTGGAGTTTATTGGACGCGAGCGCATAAAGTCCAAGTCACGCACTGTTTTTAATGAAAAAGACATCATAAATATTAGTGAAGTTGGAGTTCCTGTATTTCAGGTAAGTGAAGCTTTCAAGATAATCAGTCAAGAGTCTAGCCTGCAAAAGTTTGATTGTGATGCGAGCACATTTTGTGCTTCAGGTGATGATGAAGGCCTTTTTATAATCGTAGACAAAGCTGAGAAAACGTGGTTCCCCACCGATGAAGCAGCCAAAGCATACCCTTTAAAGGTGCTGTTTGAAAACGAAAAGAAGACGTATACACTAAGGATGGAGAGTGGAATGCTTGGAGTGGAGGAGGAAAAGTAAGTCCACTTTTACTCAATCAAACATTTTAGGATAATGGAAGTTTCTTAATTATGCACTGTGAAATGGAAGTGCTATTGAAAACTCTAAACATCTCTACATCATGAAATTAATAAAAACACTACTCGTGTTATTGGTCGTGTCATCCGGCTTGTTTGCTCAGCCTGCTGATAAACGTCTTTACATCAACCCACAATTTGGTATCAACATTTCTGGACTTACTGACGAGTTGGAAGGAGTTTCTCAGTCGGGAAGGGCCGGTTACAATTTTGGCATCGATCTTAGAATGGGACAGGGACATGTGTTTTTTCAGCCTGGAGTATCTTACTTTCAGTACAATACTAAGTATACGGTGGTAGAATCGAGCCTTTTGCCTGATGGCAGAACAACTTATGAAACGGATGTAAAGGTGGAATCAATTAAGGCTCGAACTCTTATGGGAATTCGCATCTTCACAACGGATTTAATCTCAATCCACGCTAATGTCGGTCCAGCTTTTAACTTTCCTGTAAAAGTAGATAGTGATGATGATTTTGTACTGAAACGAGGAAATTATAAGGATGTAACTGTGGGGGGAGTAGTTGGCGCAGGTGTAGATCTTATGCTGTTTACCTTTGATTTAGATTATGAGTTTGGCCTTTCTGATTATGTTGAGTTTAGTAACCCTAATGTACAGTCATCTAGCTCAAACCAGTACACACTTACTTTTTGTGTAGGTATCCGACTGTAATTTTTAGTATCCAAAATATTTTAGGCTTTCTCGAGCAATCACTTTAAAGTCTTTAGGGTGATTGTCTTCGTCTTCTAGCCTCCGTTTTCCAAGGCGGCACACTACCAAATCCTTTTCAGGGAATACTATTATGTATTGACCCAATATCCCACGGAAATAATAAATAGGTGTGTTCAAATCATTGTATATCCAAAATGACCATCCGTAATAATCTACACCTACACCATGGCCTGCTTTGGCAACAAATGTTGAATCCAAGATTTGATTTCCATCCCAGTTTCCATAATTGAGCATAAGCTTACCTAAACGAGCAAAGTCTCTCGCGTTGGAATTAAAGCAGCAATAGGTAAGCTCATTTCCATCTTTATTATCTAGGTGCCAGGAAGCATCATGCATGGCTCCAATTTTTGACCAAAGGACTTCTGAAGCAAATTCACTTACTGTTTTGCCAGTTGCTTTGGATAAAACCAAGCCCAATAACTGAGGGGCTCCACTTTGATAATTATAGGTGTCGCCCGGCTTATTAACTACAGGAACCTCCCGATATATAAGGGAGGCAATGTCATTTCCGTAATAAGCTCTTGCGGTTATGTCAAAGGGATTGGTGTAGTGCTCGTTCCACTGAAGTCCAGCGGTCATGGTGCTAAGGTGCCATAGCTCAAGATCATTAGCATAAGGACCCTCTAGTTCAGGGAGAAAAGTATTTACCTTTTCATTCCAGCTTTTAATGTAGCCTTGTTCAATCGCAATTTCGGTAAGTATAGTGATAATGCTTTTTGTCATACTAAAACTGTTGCTATGGCTGGTGTCACTATATCCATCCCAATATTGCTCAAAAAGAAGTTTGTCATTTTTTACCACCACAAAAGCTACTGATTCCGATTCCTGCAAAGTGGAATTTAGCTCATCGCTAAGTTTTACTGCATTGTACCTTTTATGTATGGGCCAAGGTTCAGGGTTGTTGGCCGCCACTGTTCGTGTTTCAAAAAACCGGTCGTCATCAATGGTAGCAGTTTTTTCACCATGAAGGTATGTTGCCCAAACGCCTTTTACCAGAAATTCATTTCCGGTGATAAAGAGACCCAAAACTAGAAGTAGTATGATAAGGAAGATTGAAGCTAGAATTCGAGATAGAGTTTTCATAATGAGCTTGTGTTGATGGCAAAATGTATGAAAATAAATTAAGGATTAGTCACATCGCAGAGATACCTGAAACACTTCTGCAAAATACCTCTTCGCCTTATCCTTTATCTCCTCCATGGGCACTTTATGGCCCAATTCTTTTTCAAGAGATGTAACGTCTTTATCGTCTATCCCGCAAGGAATAATGTTTTTGAAATAATGGAGGTCTGTATTTACATTAAAAGCCCAACCATGCATGGTAACCCAACGGCTGGCTTTTACGCCAAGTGCTAATATTTTACGTGCATTGGGTTTGCCCACATCCAGCCATACGCCTGTTTCTCCGGGTGAGCGCTCCCCTTGAAGGCCATAATCAGCCAAAATGCGAATAAAGATTTCTTCGAGATAGCGTAGGTATTTATGAACATCGGGAAAGAAGTGGTCGAGATCTAGTATTGGGTAGCCGACCAGCTGACCAGGGCCGTGATAGGTGATATCTCCACCGCGATTGATTTTATAATAGGTAGCTCCAACTTCGTGAAGTTTTTCGGGGGCTATTAATAAATGCTCAGGCTTACCACTTTTACCTAGAGTGTACACATGAGGATGCTCACAAAACAGCAAATGGTTTTGTGTAACAATATGTTCGACTTCCGAAACTTTGCGGTTGTGAAACTTCGATTGAACAGTTTTGTCAAACAATTCCTCTTGATAATCCCAGGCTTTTTGGTAGTCAATAAGACCTAAATCCTGAAAGAGAACTTCGGTATTTACAGCGGTATTTTTGATAACTCGGACTTTAGCAGGTCAATGGATTTGATGTCCATAATGTCCACTTTATTGAATTCCGAAAGGTAGTAAGAAACCCAATCGCCAAAGTGCACCAGATACAAGGTTTTTTCTATTGGGCCATTGCCTTTACTCCATACTTCATTTATGTGGTTGGTCTTTTCGCCAATTATATTTTTAATGATTTCAATACGCTTTTGATTGCGGTCAAAATCATTGTCATGACGGAGAAAAACCGGGGCATACTGCGCGCTTCCACCTTCCCATCCTACCAGTTCATTGTGATTCATTTCAGGAATTTCAGCTTCCCACGCTAGCATTTTTGCATTTTCGTTTAGCTGCTGGCGCCAGCGTGCTGCTATACCCGCGCTTCCGCTTATGGCGTAAATGATGGCTGTTTTTCCGCGCAAGCGACTGGCCAATTGCTCAGCTTCAATGAGTACGGAAGCTTCTTCACCATTGATAAGGTTTACTGCATTTTCCAGACCAGCAATGACATCAAGATCGATAAGCTTGTAATGGCTAAGCATATAGCTGAGGTAGGAAAACGAAAAAGCAAACATGCTTCGTGGAGGGTTTCCACCGCGCATGGTAAGTGTGTTCCATCCTGCAGACTGAGCCATTTGATATAATTCACCACCAGAGGTGATGCAAGCAACTTGTGCTTTCTTTTTCAAAGCTTCACGGGTGGCGCTCAGTGTTTCTTCGGTATTTCCGCTGTATGAACAGGCAATCACCAAAGTGTTTTCATCAACAAAACCAGGGATGCTGTAGTTCTTATTTACCGTAATGGGTACCGAACAAGTAGGAGCTGCTAGCTCAGCCACGATAGTTCCACCAATACCAGATCCACCGAGCCCTGTGATCAACACATTTTTGATCGGGCGCTCAGCAGGTTTAAGATTGGAAGACTGGATGCTGTTTAAAGCGTCCGAAATATGTTCAGCGAAATTGGAAATAAGGTCTTTCACGCGTGATTGGTTTTATCGATGGTTCAAATCTAACACGAAAATTGAAAGAGCCACTACTGCTTTCGCTGAATTAATACATTTATGCGATTTCGGGGTACAATTTTAGTGTTTCCTTGATGGCTAGGTCGGGTAACCTTAGAATAGAAACAAAAATAAAGGTCATCAAACTAAAATAGGTAACTAGTAAAATGTGGCTTGGGTAATCATTAAAAGCAATTAGGTGATTGCCTGGCAGAAAAATAGCAAGATAAAGTATGAGTCCTAGCGATCGATTGGCTTGGCGAGGCATATACATTTTCACATCTTTAAGCCTATATGCATTTATGCCCCAAACCATAATTGCACCTACAATTATTGAGAAAAAGTATATATAGTCCGGGTCTACCGCAATGTTTAGAAACAAGAAATACCAACCTAAAACAATAAGCGCAGTAAGAATTGTGTAAGGCCAGTGCATAAACTGTAGCATTAGAGAAAACAACATGCGATTGGTTTTCTTTCGGACATCTCTTTCAATGCCATCTAAATATTTCCAAATTCCTTTTTTACCACCAAAGGCTTGATGAGCTTTCTTAAAAGCATCTCTGAAATTAAGCTCAGGATTTTCTCTCTGGTATTTTTCGATGGCTGTGGCAAAATGATCAATCAGCTCGGCCTGTACATCGTAGTATTTAGCGTCATAAAAACTGAGGTATTTTTTTATGGCTTCAATTTTCTTGGCTTCCATTTAATTCGCTTTTGGTTGAATGATCATTTGAATAGAACTCAAAAACTCTTGAAGTTGATCTAGTTTACTTTGAGTAGCTTTTTGACCTTTTGGGCTAAGGGAATAGTATTTTCGAGTTCTTCCCGAAACAGGGCGAAGCTCACTTTTTAGCAGTCCGTTTTGCTCCATTTTGTGTAGAGCTGGGTATAGTGCACCTTCGGTAATTTGCATTTGGTCAGCGCTGGCTTCTTTTATTTTTTGGATAATTTCATAGCCATACATCTGGCCATTATCAGCCAATAGTTTTAAAATAAGTGTGGATAAAGCACCCTTCAAAAGTGAGTTGTCTTTCATGAAGACGAAGATACCTAAAATTCTTAGGCATGAAAAGCTGTGTCACGCAAAGTCGCAAAGCAGCAAAGAAAACTCAGCAAAACTCCGTGTGTTCAGTGGTTAGATAGCGCGTTGATTTCGCTGGTAAGCGCTGATATTTAGTCTTAAAACATTTGCGGCTTTGCGTGAAAAAGTGACCTGTCACTAATCTACCTGCGGTCAACTTGAATAAGCGAGCCAACACCAACCCGGATCCCAAAAGTTAATGGGTCGATTCCATCAAAGCTTTGTACAAACTCTATTCGGAAAATGCGGAACACATTATCAATACCATAACCGATCTCTGTGTAGTGTGGCGAGTTGGTGGTTTTTAGATAGTTTACAAAAAGGTTTTCCTTCACTCCACTTAGGCGCACCAAGGGCAATTGGGTAAATAGAAATTTGCGAAAGCGGATGTAGGACAGAGCCGAAATATATTGTTGCTGCGTGCTGTAATTGTAGTAATCCAAAAGGCGATAATTGCCCGTAACGCTCAATGGCGCAATCTCGGTAAGGCCACCGTTAAAATGCTTGAAGTCGGTGAGGAGCATTCCATCATTATTGAAGAAAGTTCCCATTTGGGCATCGATATCAAAAGTGGCGCGAACACCTAAGTCAAAAGAAGTTTTTACGCCAAGTTCCAATTGCTGAAAATTGACGGTGCTTCCTAAGATATTGTCCCAACCCGCATTGTAGGCCAAGCGAAACTCAGGTGAAGATTCTTCAACCGGACGAAGCATGCCGTTGTATTTTCTAAACTTTAGCCAGGGTTTCCAAGCCACATTTATTTTGCTGGTTAGGGCTTTGCTGTTTTCAAATGTAACGGGGGCATTCTCCACATTTACCGGATCATTGCTGGTATAATGATACTTGTCATACCTAAAGAAACCAAAGTCGGTGGTGTTGTTAAGGCTGTTTCTGGAGGCCCATTGTAACGAAGCGTTTGCCCTCCATTTGTACCTGAAGTTTCTATCCCAACTGAGTTTTACGTAATCCTGATCATAGAGTTTCATGTAGTTGCGCTCCACAAACAGTGTGTAAACCGTATTGATAAATGGATTGATTGAATTTTCATAAAACTGATTGATGAAATGGCCGCCTTCAAGATTCCAGCTGGTGCGTTGTTCTATTGTGCCATAAGTAAGTCCTGTGTTCAACTTGGCGTAAAGCTCTGTGCTGGAAAAGCCATAGCGTACGGTTGGCGTGATTGACCAATGGTACTTTTTGTTTTCATAAAGGTTTAAAGTTGCCTCCAAATCCAGATTGAAACCTTCTACGGTATTAAAGCGAAAGCGAGGAATAATACCAGGTGTGGTGAGAATGACGCTATCGGTGATTTGGCTACGACCACCCATTAGTAAATCTCCAAAGTCAAAACGCCTCGGGTTGTACGGATTTGTGGAATCTTGCTTTTCGGCTACATATATGCTGTCATCTTTTCTGTAGCTGTCAATTTCTTTTTGCGTAAGCGGCACGCTGCGAATATTGGCCCAGTAAGCGGAATCACGCTGAGCGGCCAGCGAGTCTATCTTGTATTCGTAGTCCGAAATAATGTCTTCTGTTCCACTTTCCTTTTTCTCTTCTTTCTCGTATTCCTTCATCAGTTTTCTAAACTGCTTCCGGCTTACACCTTTGTCTTCGGCAAAAACCTCTTCCAGACCTTTATCGACATTTCCTTTTTTGATGGCCTCAATTTCTTCAGGTGCCTCTTCAATTTTTTCATCAACAAGAATCACGGTTTCGTCCAGCTCATCATTTTTTTTAACCTTATAATTAATCACCGAAGCCATGTATTTATACTTTCCTGAAAACCCGAAAATAGTGGCTTTGTAATCAAATTGCTGGGTAACGGGCATCCATATTTCATCCTGAACGGGGGCGAAAAACTG from Owenweeksia hongkongensis DSM 17368 encodes the following:
- a CDS encoding VOC family protein — protein: MKIKHLTLDCANLQEQKYFYTNKFAFDVVEESDESITLQMGDSKLTFLENRLKKSYYHFAVNIPFDSINKALHWLDKKVDIIETKDGKIQDFSNWKALAIYFLDPAGNVVEFIGRERIKSKSRTVFNEKDIINISEVGVPVFQVSEAFKIISQESSLQKFDCDASTFCASGDDEGLFIIVDKAEKTWFPTDEAAKAYPLKVLFENEKKTYTLRMESGMLGVEEEK
- a CDS encoding bifunctional phosphoglucose/phosphomannose isomerase; translated protein: MKDLISNFAEHISDALNSIQSSNLKPAERPIKNVLITGLGGSGIGGTIVAELAAPTCSVPITVNKNYSIPGFVDENTLVIACSYSGNTEETLSATREALKKKAQVACITSGGELYQMAQSAGWNTLTMRGGNPPRSMFAFSFSYLSYMLSHYKLIDLDVIAGLENAVNLINGEEASVLIEAEQLASRLRGKTAIIYAISGSAGIAARWRQQLNENAKMLAWEAEIPEMNHNELVGWEGGSAQYAPVFLRHDNDFDRNQKRIEIIKNIIGEKTNHINEVWSKGNGPIEKTLYLVHFGDWVSYYLSEFNKVDIMDIKSIDLLKSELSKIPL
- the lipB gene encoding lipoyl(octanoyl) transferase LipB — encoded protein: MKNTAVNTEVLFQDLGLIDYQKAWDYQEELFDKTVQSKFHNRKVSEVEHIVTQNHLLFCEHPHVYTLGKSGKPEHLLIAPEKLHEVGATYYKINRGGDITYHGPGQLVGYPILDLDHFFPDVHKYLRYLEEIFIRILADYGLQGERSPGETGVWLDVGKPNARKILALGVKASRWVTMHGWAFNVNTDLHYFKNIIPCGIDDKDVTSLEKELGHKVPMEEIKDKAKRYFAEVFQVSLRCD
- a CDS encoding PadR family transcriptional regulator; its protein translation is MKDNSLLKGALSTLILKLLADNGQMYGYEIIQKIKEASADQMQITEGALYPALHKMEQNGLLKSELRPVSGRTRKYYSLSPKGQKATQSKLDQLQEFLSSIQMIIQPKAN
- the uvrC gene encoding excinuclease ABC subunit UvrC, with the translated sequence MASDKISNILRSLPNKPGVYQHLDKNGKILYIGKAKDLRKRVSSYFTKSHDNARTHMLVRKIEDIKTIITETEFDALLLENNLIKEYQPKYNVNLKDDKTYPWICIKKERFPRIFSTRNQVKDGSEYYGPYASVKVMRTVLDLIRQLYHIRTCKLALSEENIDEGKFRICLEYHIGNCKGPCEDRQSEEEYLKDIEASRDLIKGNLNSVKKMLTKQMHTLAEELRFEEAQKVKEKIDMVEKYQARSTVVHPTITDIDIFSVTTDAEYGYVNYLKIIDGAVLQSHTVELKKKLDETAEELLEMTIPEIRELFQSTSKEAYLSHKIDLEIPNLKLTVPQRGDKKHLVDLSLKNARYFRMEKLKNIQIVDPDRHVNRLMQQMKQDLRMSEEPRHIECFDNSNIQGTNPVAACVVFKDGKPSKKDYRHFNIKTVVGPDDFASMEEVVFRRYNRLQNEGEPLPQLIVIDGGKGQLSAALKALETLGLRGKIAILGIAKRLEELYFPGDKYPLYLDKRSETLKIIQRLRDEAHRFGITHHRNRRSKNTFKSELDQIEGIGPATIKDLLSKFKSVTKVKEASQEELTEVVGHARATRIIAYFAKDQKQ
- a CDS encoding DUF5686 and carboxypeptidase regulatory-like domain-containing protein, producing MKLPLVFAFLICFTSAFGQGIRGLITDENNEPMPYASIYIKQKGTGTSSNIDGRYELRLPPGKYEITYQFVGFTTQQKTVTIDNTIKVVDIKLQPQTESLQEVAVTGSTEDPAYSIMRKAIAKAPYHLLQNDGYTAAVYMKGTGGLDKIPGMFQKTMEKDGVDTSRVFTSESVSEVSFERPNTFKEKVISVRTSGEDLDGANPNSFVNASFYQPKVAESISPFSPKAFSYYRFRYLGNFVDRGYKIHKIEVKPRSGGEQVFEGLLYVRDEFWNIHSLELNTKVQFLDLKLVQFFAPVQDEIWMPVTQQFDYKATIFGFSGKYKYMASVINYKVKKNDELDETVILVDEKIEEAPEEIEAIKKGNVDKGLEEVFAEDKGVSRKQFRKLMKEYEKEEKKESGTEDIISDYEYKIDSLAAQRDSAYWANIRSVPLTQKEIDSYRKDDSIYVAEKQDSTNPYNPRRFDFGDLLMGGRSQITDSVILTTPGIIPRFRFNTVEGFNLDLEATLNLYENKKYHWSITPTVRYGFSSTELYAKLNTGLTYGTIEQRTSWNLEGGHFINQFYENSINPFINTVYTLFVERNYMKLYDQDYVKLSWDRNFRYKWRANASLQWASRNSLNNTTDFGFFRYDKYHYTSNDPVNVENAPVTFENSKALTSKINVAWKPWLKFRKYNGMLRPVEESSPEFRLAYNAGWDNILGSTVNFQQLELGVKTSFDLGVRATFDIDAQMGTFFNNDGMLLTDFKHFNGGLTEIAPLSVTGNYRLLDYYNYSTQQQYISALSYIRFRKFLFTQLPLVRLSGVKENLFVNYLKTTNSPHYTEIGYGIDNVFRIFRIEFVQSFDGIDPLTFGIRVGVGSLIQVDRR
- a CDS encoding (deoxy)nucleoside triphosphate pyrophosphohydrolase; its protein translation is MIRVVCAIIKNADGKLLLTQRSGKMDHSYHWEFPGGKVENDETDYAAITREIWEELQIEVEPLKKLTQVDWQYPNKKIALVPIICEIRSGTLNLNEHLDFVWLAINELTELNVLGADREVVNNLKRVYEN
- a CDS encoding serine hydrolase domain-containing protein is translated as MKTLSRILASIFLIILLLVLGLFITGNEFLVKGVWATYLHGEKTATIDDDRFFETRTVAANNPEPWPIHKRYNAVKLSDELNSTLQESESVAFVVVKNDKLLFEQYWDGYSDTSHSNSFSMTKSIITILTEIAIEQGYIKSWNEKVNTFLPELEGPYANDLELWHLSTMTAGLQWNEHYTNPFDITARAYYGNDIASLIYREVPVVNKPGDTYNYQSGAPQLLGLVLSKATGKTVSEFASEVLWSKIGAMHDASWHLDNKDGNELTYCCFNSNARDFARLGKLMLNYGNWDGNQILDSTFVAKAGHGVGVDYYGWSFWIYNDLNTPIYYFRGILGQYIIVFPEKDLVVCRLGKRRLEDEDNHPKDFKVIARESLKYFGY
- a CDS encoding outer membrane beta-barrel protein — its product is MKLIKTLLVLLVVSSGLFAQPADKRLYINPQFGINISGLTDELEGVSQSGRAGYNFGIDLRMGQGHVFFQPGVSYFQYNTKYTVVESSLLPDGRTTYETDVKVESIKARTLMGIRIFTTDLISIHANVGPAFNFPVKVDSDDDFVLKRGNYKDVTVGGVVGAGVDLMLFTFDLDYEFGLSDYVEFSNPNVQSSSSNQYTLTFCVGIRL